In Microvenator marinus, one genomic interval encodes:
- a CDS encoding ferrochelatase: MNERRTLAPGGSHARCTSEIATRLEIPTELEKAWLESMTLIVDASQLHFPETIFWDFDFLGAALLAEYPDANELRFRAEQIVGFHKVYGQNSIIRFRYVHDFTYGFDWAKWVGRAPELRADFGPFSPEFLDHVQNRGQELLQLIEEDDETYPKLPDGNPRNPFVFSREPSEETKLFETLAERNLLPVKAWETDSEARWQEPFAKLREEVAAELGITK, translated from the coding sequence ATGAACGAACGCCGCACGCTGGCTCCTGGGGGCTCTCACGCACGTTGCACCTCTGAGATCGCAACGCGACTCGAGATCCCGACCGAGCTTGAGAAGGCCTGGCTCGAGTCTATGACCCTCATTGTCGACGCAAGCCAACTTCATTTCCCTGAGACTATCTTTTGGGATTTTGACTTCCTCGGAGCTGCACTCTTGGCAGAATACCCTGACGCCAACGAACTGAGGTTTCGAGCCGAGCAAATCGTTGGATTCCACAAGGTTTACGGGCAAAACTCCATCATCCGCTTTCGCTATGTGCACGACTTTACATATGGGTTTGACTGGGCCAAATGGGTAGGTCGAGCCCCAGAATTACGTGCAGACTTTGGGCCTTTTTCGCCGGAGTTTCTGGACCACGTCCAAAATCGCGGGCAGGAGTTGCTCCAGCTCATCGAAGAAGACGACGAGACCTATCCGAAGCTTCCGGACGGAAACCCTCGAAACCCCTTCGTCTTCTCGAGAGAACCCTCCGAAGAAACCAAACTCTTCGAGACGCTGGCCGAACGAAACCTCCTACCCGTAAAGGCATGGGAGACCGATTCTGAGGCCCGCTGGCAGGAGCCCTTTGCCAAGCTTCGCGAAGAAGTGGCTGCCGAACTTGGCATCACCAAATGA